The following are encoded together in the Oncorhynchus kisutch isolate 150728-3 linkage group LG8, Okis_V2, whole genome shotgun sequence genome:
- the LOC109894927 gene encoding methylcytosine dioxygenase tet3-A-like isoform X2 produces the protein METGTHDRLEEGGLPSLEPTNGVSRHPRDTHEEGGAGLEPQREPQRSRSVSPGQDTQPHQQQHCNGWSSSGRTPGKPVHEADMEVARNLVAFSASVSVGSLPPSGHLEPQSHAIQLYEKFNQEMGTGEGAAAQDRLQAPEGENQASPPEDLNTLQNALSQARHGHKPPNCDCDGPDCPDYLEWLEKRIKQTWAGEERDNNTPCSKMTTDTPPHQQPPHPQPHVNGGNPPSGPPLHPHQQGQHPAPIPCSPQVLFIAKEKNVSLQTAIAIEALTQLSATVPQTVVPPAQASSTNQPQHPPLHLQYGTRLNPSSSKPISSLSSSRSQSVPPGLYPQPQQSPVLQEQQHRPQFHGHPAHASNLPSSTSPFPRQPQAGSLLPRHQQWQQGPGGSQEQRNQWMNSDSQQPRFAPPSGGHSTGDPMSELKQLLGDSSGKYISGPFKLPVPHHHIKQEPGMPRVKQEVDSGEYQSSACSSMGGCYSLMNGQQQPRYPGPPLSPGSAAIRHSTQTALQQHLHHKRNLFSNSPGLPGLCPLRPAKACQNLRKWWPQQMGPEGHPVTVAIKQETKRRKSTAGTSPLLKQHAGGGMLLQPGPKPKTIVIKKTKQKVSLPTFLPHRQISIQKPSPLTITGALPLASAHPGSLPLPTFPLLSNPTQAAAGLPAPAQSQVSILNSSIAPSVAASALSVNTPDVSTPQPLPVALDIPASSAEASATQTSTTSQSIPGLSSLDPKFEELICQFEAEFGDSSSLAPEPCPSQIQSQLQDQAPSASAQPVETESQPKVNSGQAWPPSPSSATITQSSSAAPLAPTTAPPADKEESGSMSKVASNTQPFTKSPMEEQREATKLPLSPSQLPKRMKIETNGNVAVLSTTGLFSDGGEDDTPTKDGFPLNPSLKGFLESPLRYLDTPTKSLLDMPVKDLQAEFPTCNCVEQVLEKDEGPYYNHLGSGPTVASIRELMETRYGEKGDAIRIEKVVYTGREGKSSQGCPIAKWVIRRGSETEKLLCLVRPRPGHHCPNAVIIILIMAWEGVPRALGDKLYRELSATITKFGNPTSRRCGLNDDRTCACQGKDPDSCGASFSFGCSWSMYFNGCKYARSKTPRKFRLAGDHPQEEDQLRDNFQDLATELAPLYKQLAPQAYNNQCQNEVTAPDCRLGLKEGRPFSGVTACMDFCAHAHKDQHNLYNGCTVVCTLTKEDNRTVGEIPEDEQLHVLPLYKAALTDEFGSEEGQRQKMRTGAIQVLSNFRREVRKLPEPAKSCRQRRLDAKNRASEKKKAKQQLPTPTETPDKTVIKTEVRHAGSPVRQHGNKVIPKQEVKPTIKKEAVDQCQYPYHVYPSHPGYYTRGGPPSNGQPPALPPPPPPGPVNGYHPNLPSALPYGYYNYPPNPNTLFPRELTYEGRNSSWHHAGHNASPGPVDKKPDIQSLQAKLAHSYSGPGLPEQQHGDPANQHQCNDYPHPHQPDYNQSRPSSVSSEPSHRGTPVIKQEPMDVPVCEGGNTQSCPDTPIPTPQPAGPWSGHKPNGSMVPGSWEGNPQPPCPPEAPFTSDKQQVHQQGPHQTSQSPYSQQQHQYPPQQPSPYPQQWNSYPGPNTPKASPVPSPSPSPSPHPGTPRHWDSPAPSPQPKAWPMDMVPAGYCPSPARGFPDKICSKAGESRGSTPLGLQEKAWKSFGGSMAGTQSPTPEACWDPNRAETPSDVESQRGRDLDEEEQWSDSEHNFLDPSIGGVAVAPAHGSILIECARRELHATTPLKRPDRSHPTRISLVFYQHKNMNQPCHGQWLWEAKMKMLAERARERQQEAALLGLPYEDIKPGKKRKLGATAGGASPGPGQTTEGPVMGMATRLASTHHTTSTVTVSPYAFTTLTGPYSHFV, from the exons ATGGAAACTGGGACACATGACCGCCTCGAGGAAGGCGGTTTGCCTAGCCTGGAACCGACCAATGGGGTGAGCCGGCATCCCAGGGACACCCATGAGGAGGGTGGAGCTGGCCTGGAGCCCCAGAGGGAGCCCCAGCGGTCAAGGAGTGTTTCCCCAGGACAGGACACCCAACCCCATCAGCAGCAGCACTGCAATGGCTGGAGCAGTAGTGGTAGGACTCCTGGGAAGCCTGTCCATGAGGCAGACATGGAGGTTGCACGCAACCTGGTAGCCTTCTCAGCCAGCGTGAGTGTTGGCTCCCTGCCCCCCTCAGGTCACCTTGAGCCCCAGTCCCACGCCATCCAGCTGTATGAGAAGTTCAACCAGGAGATGGGCACTGGCGAGGGGGCCGCGGCTCAAGACAGACTCCAAGCCCCAGAAGGGGAAAACCAGGCTAGCCCCCCAGAGGACCTGAACACCCTGCAGAATGCCCTGAGCCAGGCGCGCCACGGCCACAAGCCCCCCAACTGTGACTGTGATGGGCCAGACTGCCCGGACTACCTGGAGTGGCTGGAGAAGAGGATCAAACAGACATGGGCAGGGGAGGAGCGGGACAACAACACGCCCTGCTCCAAGATGACCACTGACACACCGCCTCATCaacagcccccccacccccaaccccatGTCAATGGAGGTAACCCTCCCTCCGGtccaccactacacccacatcaaCAGGGCCAACACCCAGCCCCTATCCCCTGCTCCCCTCAGGTCCTCTTCATCGCCAAGGAGAAGAACGTCAGTCTGCAGACGGCTATTGCCATCGAGGCCCTGACCCAGCTGTCTGCCACTGTCCCCCAGACCGTGGTCCCTCCTGCCCAGGCCTCCTCCACCAACCAACCTCAACACCCCCCTCTACACCTCCAGTACGGCACCCGCCTGAACCCCTCCTCTTCCAAACCCATCTCCTCTTTGTCCTCCTCGCGTTCACAATCCGTCCCTCCTGGACTATACCCCCAGCCCCAGCAGAGCCCTGTGTtgcaggagcagcagcacagaCCCCAGTTCCATGGTCATCCGGCCCACGCCTCCAATCTCCCGTCCTCCACTTCACCCTTCCCCCGGCAGCCCCAGGCAGGCAGCCTCCTGCCTCGCCACCAGCAGTGGCAGCAGGGCCCTGGGGGATCCCAAGAGCAGAGGAACCAGTGGATGAACTCAGATTCCCAGCAGCCTCGCTTCGCCCCTCCATCCGGTGGCCACAGCACTGGCGACCCCATGTCTGAGCTCAAACAGCTACTGGGGGACTCCAGCGGAAAGTACATAAGCGGCCCCTTCAAGTTGCCCGTCCCACACCACCACATCAAGCAGGAACCAGGGATGCCTCGGGTCAAGCAGGAGGTAGACTCCGGGGAGTACCAGAGCTCTGCCTGCTCCTCCATGGGGGGCTGCTACAGCTTGATGAATGGCCAGCAACAGCCTAGGtaccctggtcctcctctctccccGGGCAGCGCAGCCATCCGCCACTCCAcccagacagctctgcagcagcACCTTCACCACAAGAGGAACCTCTTCTCCAACTCTCCCGGCCTCCCAGGCCTCTGCCCACTGCGTCCTGCCAAGGCCTGCCAGAACCTCCGCAAGTGGTGGCCCCAACAGATGGGCCCAGAGGGCCACCCCGTCACCGTGGCCATCAAGCAGGAGACCAAGAGGAGGAAGAGCACAGCGGGGACATCTCCGCTCCTCAAGCAGCACGCAGGGGGTGGGATGCTGCTCCAGCCAGGCCCCAAACCCAAGACTATAGTCATCAAGAAGACCAAGCAGAAGGTCTCCCTGCCAACCTTCCTGCCTCACAGACAGATCTCCATACAGAAACCGTCTCCCCTCACCATTACCGGAGCCCTGCCTCTGGCCAGCGCCCACCCaggttctctccctctccctaccttCCCCCTCCTCAGTAACCCCACTCAGGCTGCCGCAGGCCTCCCTGCCCCAGCCCAATCTCAGGTATCCATTTTAAACTCTTCTATTGCACCCTCTGTCGCTGCTTCTGCcttgtctgtaaacactccagacgTCTCAACCCCTCAGCCTCTCCCTGTAGCCCTGGACATCCCAGCAAGCTCAGCGGAGGCCAGCGCCACACAGACCTCCACCACCTCTCAGTCCATACCAGGCCTCAGTTCCCTGGACCCCAAGTTCGAGGAGCTGATCTGCCAGTTTGAGGCAGAGTTCGGGGACAGTTCATCCTTGGCCCCAGAGCCCTGCCCTTCACAGATCCAGAGCCAGCTCCAGGACCAAGCCCCCTCAGCCTCAGCTCAGCCCGTGGAGACAGAGTCTCAGCCCAAAGTTAACTCAGGACAAGCCTGGCCCCCATCACCATCCAGCGCTACCATCACTCAGTCCTCCAGCGCTGCTCCATTAGCTCCTACCACAGCCCCACCTGCAGACAAGGAGGAGTCAGGGAGTATGAGTAAAGTAGCCTCCAACACACAGCCCTTCACTAAGAGCCCCATGGAGGAGCAGCGGGAGGCAACCAAGCTGCCTCTCTCCCCGTCCCAGCTGCCCAAACGCATGAAGATTGAGACCAATGGGAACGTAGCTGTCCTCTCCACCACTGGATTATTCTCTGATGGGGGCGAGGACGACACCCCCACTAAAGATGGATTCCCCCTTAACCCCTCCCTGAAAGGCTTCCTTGAGTCTCCACTACGCTACCTGGACACGCCCACTAAGAGCCTGCTAGACATGCCCGTCAAGGACCTCCAGGCTGAGTTCCCCACCTGCAACTGTGTCG aGCAAGTCCTGGAGAAGGATGAGGGTCCGTACTACAATCACCTGGGCTCCGGGCCCACTGTGGCCTCCATACGAGAGCTGATGGAGACCAG gtaTGGAGAGAAGGGAGATGCTATCCGTATTGAGAAGGTGGTCTATACCGGCCGGGAAGGCAAGAGCTCTCAGGGATGTCCCATTGCCAAGTGG GTGATTCGTCGGGGCAGTGAGACAGAGAAGTTGCTGTGTCTGGTGCGTCCCCGGCCAGGTCACCACTGTCCCAACGCTGTCATCATCATCCTTATCATGGCGTGGGAGGGCGTGCCACGGGCGCTAGGCGACAAGCTCTACCGAGAGCTCTCCGCCACCATCACCAAGTTCGGCAACCCCACCAGCCGCCGTTGTGGACTCAACGACGA tcGTACGTGTGCGTGCCAAGGAAAGGACCCTGACAGTTGTGGAGCTTCCTTCTCCTTCGGCTGCTCCTGGAGCATGTACTTTAACGGCTGCAAGTACGCCCGCAGCAAAACACCCCGCAAGTTCAGACTGGCAGGAGACCACCCCCAAGAG gaggaTCAACTCAGGGATAACTTCCAGGATCTGGCCACTGAGTTGGCTCCCCTGTACAAGCAGCTGGCCCCACAGGCATATAATAACCAG TGTCAGAATGAGGTGACGGCTCCAGACTGCAGGTTGGGTCTGAAGGAGGGCCGGCCCTTCTCTGGTGTCACCGCCTGCATGGATTTCTGTGCCCATGCTCACAAGGACCAGCACAACCTCTACAACGGCTGCACTGTG GTGTGCACTCTGACTAAAGAGGACAACCGTACAGTGGGGGAGATCCCAGAGGACGAGCAGCTCCATGTACTTCCCCTCTACAAGGCCGCCCTCACAGACGAGTTTGGCAGCGAGGAGGGTCAGCGGCAAAAGATGCGCACTGGCGCCATTCAGGTGCTTAGCAACTTCCGCCGTGAGGTCCGCAAGCTGCCTGAGCCTGCCAAGTCCTGCCGCCAGCGCCGCCTGGACGCTAAGAACCGCGCCTCGGAGAAGAAGAAGGCCAAGCAGCAGCTGCCAACGCCCACGGAGACGCCGGATAAGACGGTGATCAAGACGGAGGTCCGGCACGCTGGCTCCCCTGTCAGACAGCATGGCAATAAAG TGATCCCTAAGCAGGAGGTGAAGCCCACCATAAAGAAGGAGGCAGTGGACCAGTGCCAATACCCCTACCACGTCTACCCCTCCCACCCTGGCTACTACACACGGGGAGGCCCCCCTTCCAATGGCCAGCCCCCTGcacttccacctccacctccaccaggtCCTGTCAATGGCTACCACCCCAATCTACCCTCAGCACTGCCTTACGGCTATTACAActatccccccaaccctaacacactttTCCCCCGTGAGCTCACTTACGAGGGCCGTAACAGCTCCTGGCATCACGCAGGGCACAATGCTTCCCCCGGCCCTGTGGACAAGAAGCCAGACATTCAGAGCCTCCAGGCCAAGCTGGCACACTCCTACTCAGGCCCAGGCCTCCCTGAGCAGCAGCATGGAGACCCAGCCAACCAACACCAATGCAACGATTACCCACACCCCCACCAGCCTGACTACAACCAATCACGTccctcctcagtctcctcagAGCCCTCCCACAGAGGGACCCCTGTCATCAAGCAGGAGCCCATGGATGTGCCAGTGTGTGAGGGGGGCAATACCCAGAGCTGTCCCGACACTCCCATCCCCACCCCACAGCCTGCAGGGCCCTGGTCCGGGCACAAGCCCAACGGGAGTATGGTACCAGGCAGCTGGGAAGGCAACCCCCAACCACCATGCCCCCCGGAGGCTCCCTTCACGTCAGACAAGCAGCAGGTCCACCAGCAGGGACCTCACCAGACTTCCCAATCTCCATACTCCCAACAGCAGCATCAGTATCCCCCACAACAGCCCTCCCCATACCCCCAGCAATGGAACTCTTACCCTGGCCCCAACACCCCCAAggcctcccctgttccctccccgtcaccctcTCCTTCCCCACACCCCGGCACCCCCCGCCACTGGGACAGCCCTGCTCCCAGCCCTCAGCCTAAGGCTTGGCCCATGGACATGGTTCCTGCTGGGTACTGCCCTAGCCCTGCCAGAGGCTTCCCCGACAAGATATGCTCCAAAGCGGGCGAGAGTCGGGGCTCGACCCCTCTAGGTCTCCAGGAGAAGGCCTGGAAGTCTTTTGGAGGATCCATGGCAGGTACACAGTCTCCAACCCCAGAGGCCTGCTGGGACCCTAACCGGGCTGAGACCCCGAGCGACGTCGAGAGCCAGAGAGGTCGCGACCTGGACGAGGAAGAGCAGTGGTCGGACAGCGAGCATAACTTCCTGGACCCCAGCATCGGAGGGGTGGCGGTGGCACCCGCCCACGGTTCCATCCTGATCGAGTGTGCCCGGCGTGAGCTGCACGCCACCACGCCACTCAAGAGGCCCGACCGCTCTCACCCCACCCGCATCTCCCTGGTGTTCTACCAGCACAAGAACATGAACCAGCCGTGCCATGGCCAGTGGCTCTGGGAGGCCAAGATGAAGATGCTGGCGGAGCGGGCTAGAGAGAGGCAGCAGGAGGCAGCACTACTGGGGCTGCCCTACGAGGACATCAAACCTGGGAAGAAACGCAAGTTGGGGGCCACGGCAGGAGGGGCCAGCCCAGGTCCTGGCCAGACCACGGAGGGGCCAGTGATGGGGATGGCGACGCGGTTGGCCTCCACCCACCACACCACCTCCACGGTCACTGTGTCCCCCTATGCCTTTACCACCCTCACTGGGCCCTACAGCCACTTTGTGTGA